A stretch of the Thermus thermophilus genome encodes the following:
- the minE gene encoding cell division topological specificity factor MinE yields MWWRRGSKEKAKERLKLVLAYDRARLSPGMVESLKRDLLEVLRRYFPAQEEGLSVALEERGEKMVLVADIPLR; encoded by the coding sequence ATGTGGTGGCGCAGGGGGAGCAAGGAGAAGGCCAAGGAAAGGCTCAAGCTCGTGCTGGCCTACGACCGGGCGCGGCTTTCCCCGGGGATGGTGGAAAGCCTCAAGCGGGACCTCTTGGAGGTCCTCCGCCGCTACTTCCCCGCCCAGGAGGAGGGGCTTTCCGTGGCCCTGGAGGAGCGGGGGGAGAAGATGGTCCTGGTGGCGGACATCCCCTTGCGTTAG
- the rodA gene encoding rod shape-determining protein RodA, whose protein sequence is MAPARPNWLAYDWGLVFLVASVVALGFVNLGSAAPDPALLYRQSVALGLGLLLAFLLQFLSRRRLFGLAYPLYGASLLLLALVLVVGREINGARAWFVLGPLQFQPLELAKLGLLLALAKALEARPIARVWDYALPALLTLPVVGLLLLQPDLGGALVVLFGAFVVVFVRGLPWRHLLVGLLALALLVPTAVWPNLKPYQRERVLIVLDPYRDPLGQGFQVIQSTIAIGSGGLFGKGYGQGTQAQLGFIPFRHTDFVFSVWAEEWGFVGVVGLLGLYGLLLARLFALALACPRLSDRLFLSGFTGMLGFQVVVNLGVALGVMPVTGLTLPLFSYGGSSLIATLAGFGLALLVHRDRYRD, encoded by the coding sequence TTGGCGCCCGCGCGGCCTAACTGGCTGGCCTACGACTGGGGCCTCGTCTTCCTGGTGGCCTCCGTCGTCGCTTTGGGCTTCGTCAACCTGGGGAGCGCCGCCCCCGACCCGGCCCTCCTCTACCGCCAGAGCGTGGCCCTGGGGCTTGGGCTTCTCCTCGCCTTCCTCTTGCAGTTCCTCTCCCGCCGCCGCCTCTTCGGCCTGGCCTATCCCCTTTACGGGGCCTCCCTCCTTCTCCTGGCCTTGGTCCTCGTGGTGGGCCGGGAGATCAACGGGGCCAGGGCCTGGTTCGTGCTGGGGCCCTTGCAGTTCCAGCCCTTGGAGCTCGCCAAGCTCGGCCTCCTCCTCGCCCTGGCCAAGGCCCTCGAGGCCAGGCCCATCGCCCGGGTCTGGGACTACGCCCTCCCCGCCCTCCTCACCCTCCCCGTGGTGGGCCTCCTCCTCCTCCAGCCGGACCTGGGCGGGGCGCTGGTGGTGCTCTTCGGCGCCTTCGTGGTGGTCTTCGTCCGCGGGCTTCCCTGGCGCCACCTCCTCGTGGGCCTGCTCGCCCTGGCCCTTCTCGTGCCCACCGCGGTGTGGCCCAACCTCAAGCCCTACCAGAGGGAACGCGTCCTCATCGTCCTGGACCCTTACCGGGACCCTTTGGGCCAGGGCTTCCAGGTCATCCAGTCCACCATCGCCATCGGCTCGGGGGGGCTTTTCGGCAAGGGCTACGGCCAGGGCACCCAGGCCCAGCTGGGCTTCATCCCCTTCCGGCACACGGACTTCGTCTTCTCCGTGTGGGCCGAGGAGTGGGGGTTCGTGGGCGTCGTGGGGCTTTTGGGGCTTTACGGCCTCCTTCTCGCCCGCCTCTTCGCCCTGGCCCTCGCCTGCCCGAGGCTTTCCGACCGGCTTTTCCTCTCGGGGTTCACGGGGATGCTGGGCTTCCAGGTGGTGGTGAACCTGGGGGTGGCCCTGGGGGTGATGCCCGTCACCGGCCTTACCCTCCCCCTCTTCTCCTACGGCGGCTCCAGCCTCATCGCCACCCTGGCGGGCTTTGGCCTCGCCCTCCTCGTGCACCGGGACCGCTACCGGGACTGA
- a CDS encoding ABC transporter ATP-binding protein yields MAEVLVRLQGVRKRYGTTVALDGVDLEVHRGEFFSLLGPSGCGKTTLLRLLAGFETPDAGRIEIGGRDMARVPPYERPVNTVFQNYALFPHMTVEANIAFGLRMKGLPPEAIRKKVAWALELVDLLGLEKRYPRELSGGQKQRVALARALVLEPQVLLLDEPLSALDARLRQDLRVELMQLQRRLGTTFIFVTHDQEEALVMSDRIAVMRSGRIEQVGLPDEVYERPKTRFVAAFLGRSNFLPARPHPLGAETPLGPLRLRAPLAREALLAIRPEKIRLYPAYGEVPARENLVRAVVEEIVYTGAENQYYLRAGEVRLLAYTLNQDLQEPGAEEFGYGEEVLCYLPPENLVVVHE; encoded by the coding sequence GTGGCCGAGGTGCTGGTGCGGCTCCAGGGGGTGCGGAAGCGCTACGGAACCACCGTGGCCCTGGACGGGGTGGACCTCGAGGTCCATAGGGGGGAGTTCTTCAGCCTCCTTGGCCCCTCGGGCTGCGGCAAGACCACCCTTTTGCGGCTCCTCGCCGGGTTTGAGACCCCGGACGCGGGCCGGATAGAGATCGGCGGCCGGGACATGGCCCGGGTCCCTCCCTACGAGCGCCCGGTGAACACCGTCTTCCAGAACTACGCCCTCTTCCCCCACATGACCGTGGAGGCGAACATCGCCTTCGGCCTCAGGATGAAAGGCCTTCCCCCGGAGGCCATCCGGAAGAAGGTGGCCTGGGCGTTGGAGCTCGTGGACCTCCTGGGCCTGGAGAAGCGCTACCCCAGGGAGCTTTCCGGGGGGCAGAAGCAGCGGGTGGCCCTGGCCCGGGCCCTGGTCCTGGAGCCCCAGGTCCTCCTCCTGGACGAGCCCCTCTCCGCCCTGGACGCCAGGCTCCGCCAGGACCTCAGGGTGGAGCTCATGCAGCTCCAGAGGCGGCTTGGCACCACCTTCATCTTCGTCACCCACGACCAGGAGGAGGCCTTGGTCATGTCCGACCGCATCGCCGTGATGCGCTCGGGCCGCATTGAGCAGGTGGGGCTTCCCGACGAGGTCTACGAGCGCCCCAAGACCCGCTTCGTGGCGGCCTTTCTCGGCCGCTCCAACTTCCTCCCCGCAAGGCCCCACCCCTTGGGGGCCGAGACCCCTTTGGGGCCTTTGCGCCTTAGGGCCCCTTTGGCACGGGAGGCCCTTTTGGCGATCCGCCCGGAGAAGATCCGGCTCTACCCGGCCTATGGGGAGGTTCCCGCCCGGGAGAACCTGGTGCGGGCGGTGGTGGAGGAGATCGTCTACACGGGGGCGGAGAACCAGTACTACCTGAGGGCGGGGGAGGTGAGGCTTCTGGCCTATACCCTGAACCAGGACCTGCAGGAGCCTGGGGCCGAGGAGTTCGGGTACGGGGAAGAGGTCCTCTGCTACCTCCCCCCGGAGAACCTGGTGGTGGTCCATGAATGA
- a CDS encoding ABC transporter permease, with product MNEAATPLQRLFRILVTVGPGALWLFLFVLLPTFLVLLASFMSRGPYGELSGPWGFHNYLRLLEAPYLKAFAQSLFLGALTTLLAALLGYPLAFYLAGHPRRDLLLLLLLLPFFTNFLIRVYAWLVLLQKEGLANAFLQAFGLGPLGLYPSFSAVLLASLYTFLPFFVLPVYASVERIDWQLLEAAYDLGARPFRAFLHAVLPQTYPGLFAGSVLVFIPAMGTFVVADLLGAGRVVLIGNLIQQQFGVSRDWAFGAALSVFLMAFVLLSLYLYARLQGERGLEDLV from the coding sequence ATGAATGAGGCGGCGACACCCCTACAGCGGCTTTTCCGCATCCTGGTCACCGTGGGCCCGGGGGCCCTTTGGCTTTTCCTCTTCGTCCTCTTGCCCACCTTTCTCGTCCTCCTCGCCTCCTTCATGAGCCGAGGGCCTTACGGGGAGCTTTCCGGCCCCTGGGGTTTCCACAACTACCTCCGGCTCCTCGAGGCCCCCTACCTCAAGGCCTTCGCGCAAAGCCTCTTCCTCGGGGCCCTCACCACCCTGCTCGCCGCCCTCCTGGGCTACCCCCTCGCCTTCTACCTCGCGGGCCACCCCCGGCGGGACCTGCTTCTCCTCCTTCTCCTCCTGCCCTTCTTCACCAACTTCCTCATCCGGGTCTACGCCTGGCTCGTCCTCTTGCAGAAGGAGGGCCTGGCGAACGCCTTCCTCCAGGCCTTTGGCCTCGGGCCCCTCGGCCTCTACCCCTCCTTCTCGGCGGTCCTCCTCGCGAGCCTCTACACCTTCCTGCCCTTCTTCGTCCTCCCCGTCTACGCCAGCGTGGAGCGGATTGACTGGCAGCTTCTGGAGGCGGCCTACGACCTTGGGGCGAGGCCCTTTAGGGCCTTCCTCCACGCCGTCCTTCCCCAGACCTACCCCGGGCTTTTCGCGGGAAGCGTCCTCGTCTTCATCCCCGCCATGGGCACCTTCGTGGTGGCCGACCTCTTGGGGGCGGGGCGGGTGGTCCTCATCGGCAACCTCATCCAGCAGCAGTTCGGCGTCAGTCGGGACTGGGCCTTCGGGGCGGCCTTGAGCGTCTTCCTCATGGCCTTCGTCCTCTTAAGCCTCTACCTCTACGCCCGCCTCCAGGGGGAAAGGGGGCTTGAGGACCTGGTATGA
- a CDS encoding ABC transporter permease, translating to MRRLLSFHALLVYLFLYLPILVIVALSFNESRRGVHFTGFTLDWYRALFQDPRVLEYFLNTLTVAFVSTLVSTVLGTLLALGLVRYRFPGKGLLRYLLYVPVVVPDVVMGISLLLLFAFSRELLGFPRLSLLTVILGHITFQVAFVTLVVRSRLLLLDPALEEAARDLGARGLQTFLHVTLPLAWPGVAAGALLALTLSLDDFVVTFFTAGPGATTLPLYIYSSVKLGVSPKVHALSSLIVGLSAFFLALGYALSRRRL from the coding sequence ATGAGGCGGCTCCTCTCCTTCCACGCCCTGTTGGTCTACCTCTTCCTCTACCTGCCCATCCTCGTCATCGTGGCCCTCTCCTTCAACGAGAGCCGCAGGGGGGTCCACTTCACCGGCTTCACCCTGGACTGGTACCGGGCCCTCTTCCAGGACCCACGGGTGCTGGAATACTTCCTGAACACCCTGACCGTGGCCTTCGTTTCCACCCTGGTCTCCACGGTCCTCGGCACCCTCCTCGCCCTGGGCCTCGTGCGCTACCGCTTCCCCGGCAAGGGGTTGTTGCGCTACCTCCTCTACGTCCCCGTGGTGGTGCCCGACGTGGTCATGGGGATTTCCCTCCTCCTCCTCTTCGCCTTCTCCCGCGAGCTTTTGGGCTTTCCCCGGCTCTCCCTCCTCACGGTGATCCTGGGGCACATCACCTTCCAGGTGGCCTTCGTGACCCTGGTGGTGCGTTCCCGGCTCCTCCTTCTGGACCCTGCCCTGGAGGAGGCCGCCCGGGACCTGGGGGCAAGGGGGCTCCAGACCTTCCTCCACGTGACCCTCCCCCTGGCCTGGCCGGGGGTGGCGGCGGGGGCCCTCCTCGCCCTCACCCTCTCCCTGGACGACTTCGTGGTCACCTTCTTCACCGCGGGGCCTGGGGCCACCACCCTGCCCCTTTACATCTACTCCAGCGTGAAGCTCGGGGTGAGCCCCAAGGTCCACGCCCTTTCCAGCCTGATCGTGGGGCTCAGCGCCTTCTTCCTCGCCCTGGGGTATGCTCTTAGCCGGAGGAGGTTATGA
- a CDS encoding polyamine ABC transporter substrate-binding protein, with protein sequence MRRIAVLLLLVAVVLLGWLWLRPKTPSGAGTLYLLNWADYIPEELIRKFEAETGAKVVLDTFESPEAMLAKLKAGADQEFSLVVAPDYYVLQMARDGLIAPLDKGRLKNLANLDPFFLDPSYDPGLQYSVPYLWGTTGIAYREDLVTGPVDSYAVFFDPKAQMGPFLLLDEMRETIGAALKYLGYSVNATDPEALAKAKELLLAAKERSVGFAGGLEALNRILAGDAALSLAYSGDVLQARGEDERLRYTLAKEGGTLWTDAMVVLKRGPAQELAYRFMDFLLEPENAAALAEYTHYATPVAKAIPLLPEEMRNDPVVFPPEEVRSRLEYLKDLGPDIVLYDQIWTEVKAH encoded by the coding sequence ATGAGGCGGATCGCGGTGTTGCTCCTGCTCGTCGCCGTGGTGCTCCTCGGGTGGCTTTGGCTTCGGCCCAAGACGCCTTCGGGCGCGGGCACCCTTTACCTTCTCAACTGGGCCGACTACATCCCCGAGGAGCTGATCCGGAAGTTTGAGGCGGAGACCGGGGCCAAGGTGGTCCTGGACACCTTTGAGTCCCCCGAGGCCATGCTGGCGAAGCTCAAGGCGGGGGCGGACCAGGAGTTCTCCCTGGTGGTGGCCCCCGACTACTACGTCCTGCAGATGGCCCGGGACGGCCTCATCGCCCCCTTGGACAAGGGGAGGCTGAAGAACCTCGCCAACCTGGACCCTTTCTTCCTGGACCCTTCCTACGACCCCGGCCTGCAGTACTCCGTGCCCTACCTCTGGGGCACCACGGGGATCGCCTACCGGGAGGACCTGGTCACGGGCCCCGTGGACTCCTACGCCGTCTTCTTTGACCCCAAGGCCCAGATGGGGCCCTTCCTTCTCCTGGACGAGATGCGGGAGACCATCGGGGCGGCCCTGAAGTACCTGGGCTACTCCGTGAACGCCACCGACCCCGAGGCCCTGGCGAAGGCCAAGGAGCTCCTCCTCGCCGCCAAGGAGCGCTCCGTGGGCTTCGCCGGGGGCCTCGAGGCCCTGAACCGCATCCTGGCGGGGGACGCCGCTCTAAGCCTCGCCTACTCCGGGGACGTCCTCCAGGCCCGGGGGGAGGACGAGCGCCTCCGCTACACCCTGGCCAAGGAGGGGGGGACGCTCTGGACGGACGCCATGGTGGTGCTGAAGCGGGGCCCGGCCCAGGAGCTGGCCTACCGCTTCATGGACTTCCTCCTGGAGCCGGAAAACGCCGCGGCCTTAGCGGAGTACACCCACTACGCCACCCCCGTGGCCAAGGCCATCCCCCTCCTGCCCGAGGAGATGCGGAACGACCCCGTGGTCTTCCCGCCGGAGGAGGTGCGCTCTAGGCTTGAGTACCTCAAGGATCTGGGCCCCGACATCGTCCTCTACGACCAGATCTGGACCGAGGTTAAGGCCCACTAA
- a CDS encoding c-type cytochrome, with product MKKALVLALLLGLFAQGQAVQGEALWKRLCAQCHGERAQGARPYPGLEAAAPLFRTPEGRRYLVLVVLYGKKGEAGLMPGFPQLGDEELAALLNHLMALLKVRAEPFRPEDVKRERGQNLAPDRIQRP from the coding sequence ATGAAGAAGGCCCTGGTCCTGGCCCTCCTCCTGGGCCTTTTCGCCCAGGGGCAGGCGGTTCAAGGGGAAGCCCTCTGGAAGCGCCTCTGCGCCCAGTGCCACGGGGAGAGGGCTCAGGGGGCGCGGCCTTACCCGGGCCTCGAGGCGGCGGCCCCCCTCTTTAGGACCCCTGAGGGCCGGCGCTACCTCGTCCTCGTGGTCCTTTACGGGAAGAAGGGGGAGGCGGGCCTCATGCCGGGCTTCCCCCAGCTTGGGGACGAGGAGCTCGCCGCCCTCCTGAACCACCTCATGGCCCTCCTCAAGGTGCGGGCCGAGCCCTTCCGTCCGGAGGACGTCAAAAGAGAGCGGGGCCAGAACCTGGCCCCGGACCGGATCCAAAGGCCCTAG
- the ilvD gene encoding dihydroxy-acid dehydratase: protein MRSDQIKKGLKQAPARAMLRAVGVGDEDFGKPFVGVVNTFTDGMPCNFHLRSLALYLKAGLKEAGLFPFEFGAPAISDGISMGTPGMRASLVSREVIADSVELIAQGYLYDGMVGLSACDKTIPGTAMGVIRSGVPGMVLYGGTIAPGEWRGRKLTIVEVFEAVGQRAAGKISEEELLEIERRAIPGPGACGGQYTANTMAMALEALGLSPLGYNAIPAVHPEKERATKEAGKILAWAIEKDWKPKDFLTRKSFLNAIAAVAATGGSTNAVLHLLALAKEAGVELSLDDFDQISRKTPVIADLRPWGTYTAWELYEAGGTALVFKRLLEAGLLYGEEKTLTGRTLAEEVERAYREAEGQKVVFPVEKALKPHGGLVVLKGNLAPKGAVLKLAGTERTYFEGPARVFDSEEAAMEKVLKGEIRPGDVVVIRYVGPKGAPGMPEMLSVTSAIVGEGLGPEVALLTDGRFSGGTRGLMIGHIAPEAFVGGPIALLEEGDRIRIDVEGRRLEVLLPEEELERRKARWRPRPPAFTHGLFARYAALVRQADEGAVLEDPL from the coding sequence ATGAGGTCGGACCAGATCAAGAAGGGACTCAAGCAGGCCCCCGCCCGCGCCATGCTCCGGGCGGTGGGGGTGGGGGACGAGGACTTCGGAAAGCCCTTCGTGGGGGTGGTGAACACCTTCACCGACGGGATGCCCTGCAACTTCCACCTGCGAAGCCTGGCCCTTTACCTCAAGGCCGGGCTCAAGGAGGCGGGGCTTTTCCCCTTTGAGTTCGGGGCCCCCGCCATCTCCGACGGGATCAGCATGGGCACCCCGGGCATGCGGGCGAGCCTCGTAAGCCGGGAGGTCATCGCCGACAGCGTGGAGCTCATCGCCCAAGGCTACCTCTACGACGGCATGGTGGGGCTTTCCGCCTGCGACAAGACCATCCCGGGGACCGCCATGGGGGTGATCCGTAGCGGCGTCCCCGGCATGGTCCTCTACGGGGGGACCATCGCCCCCGGGGAGTGGCGGGGCCGGAAGCTCACCATCGTGGAGGTCTTTGAGGCGGTGGGGCAAAGGGCCGCGGGGAAGATCTCCGAGGAGGAGCTTTTGGAGATTGAGCGCCGGGCCATCCCCGGCCCCGGGGCCTGCGGCGGCCAGTACACCGCCAACACCATGGCCATGGCCCTCGAGGCCTTGGGCCTCTCCCCCTTGGGCTACAACGCCATCCCCGCCGTCCATCCCGAGAAGGAGCGGGCCACCAAGGAGGCGGGGAAGATCCTCGCCTGGGCCATAGAAAAGGACTGGAAGCCCAAGGACTTCCTCACCCGGAAAAGCTTCCTCAACGCCATCGCCGCCGTGGCCGCCACGGGGGGGAGCACCAACGCCGTCCTCCACCTCCTCGCCCTGGCCAAGGAGGCGGGGGTGGAGCTCAGCCTGGACGACTTTGACCAGATCTCCCGCAAGACCCCGGTGATCGCCGACCTCCGCCCCTGGGGCACCTACACCGCCTGGGAGCTCTACGAGGCCGGGGGCACGGCCCTCGTCTTCAAGCGGCTTTTGGAGGCGGGGCTTCTTTACGGAGAGGAGAAGACCCTCACGGGCCGCACCCTGGCGGAGGAGGTGGAAAGGGCCTACCGGGAGGCGGAGGGGCAGAAGGTGGTCTTCCCCGTGGAGAAGGCCCTCAAGCCCCACGGGGGGCTCGTGGTGCTCAAAGGGAACCTCGCCCCCAAGGGGGCCGTCCTCAAGCTGGCGGGGACGGAGCGCACCTACTTTGAGGGCCCGGCCCGGGTCTTTGACTCCGAGGAGGCGGCCATGGAGAAGGTCCTCAAGGGGGAGATCCGGCCCGGGGACGTGGTGGTCATCCGCTACGTGGGCCCCAAGGGGGCGCCGGGGATGCCTGAGATGCTCTCGGTGACGAGCGCCATCGTGGGGGAGGGTCTGGGGCCGGAGGTGGCCCTCCTCACGGACGGGCGTTTCTCCGGAGGCACCCGGGGCCTCATGATCGGCCACATCGCCCCCGAGGCCTTCGTGGGCGGGCCCATCGCCCTCCTGGAAGAGGGCGACCGCATCCGGATTGACGTGGAAGGCCGCCGCCTCGAGGTCCTCCTTCCCGAGGAGGAGCTGGAAAGGCGGAAGGCCCGCTGGCGGCCCCGCCCCCCCGCCTTCACCCACGGCCTCTTCGCCCGCTACGCCGCCCTGGTGCGCCAGGCGGACGAGGGGGCGGTGCTGGAAGACCCCCTCTAG
- a CDS encoding SDR family NAD(P)-dependent oxidoreductase, with translation MRKTLILTGASRGIGKALALELAKAGFDLVLNARKEAPLRAVAEEVQALGAKVAHVAGSAGKAEVAQALVERAEALGNFAGYIHNAGVLHPGPLLFELAEELFLEVLEANLLAGYQLARFAYPVLRRKGEGLAVYLGSGAAESNLPGIGAYAVAKAAEEHLARQLAAEAPEVACFVYRPGVVETEMQRQAREAQGSAAPVLHRVFRGYKEEGLLLTPEEAAKALVRLLPKARAFHGKIATWRDA, from the coding sequence ATGAGAAAGACCCTGATCCTCACCGGGGCGAGCCGGGGCATCGGGAAGGCCCTCGCCCTGGAGCTCGCCAAGGCGGGCTTTGACCTAGTGTTAAACGCCCGCAAGGAGGCCCCCTTAAGGGCCGTGGCCGAGGAGGTCCAGGCCCTGGGGGCCAAGGTGGCCCACGTGGCGGGAAGCGCGGGGAAGGCGGAGGTGGCCCAGGCCCTGGTGGAAAGGGCCGAGGCCTTGGGAAACTTCGCGGGCTACATCCACAACGCCGGGGTCCTCCACCCGGGGCCCCTCCTCTTTGAGCTCGCGGAGGAACTCTTCCTGGAGGTCCTCGAGGCCAACCTCCTCGCCGGCTACCAGCTCGCCCGCTTCGCCTACCCCGTCCTCAGGCGCAAAGGGGAGGGCCTCGCCGTGTACCTGGGCTCGGGGGCGGCGGAGAGCAACCTGCCGGGCATCGGGGCCTACGCCGTGGCCAAGGCGGCGGAGGAGCACCTGGCCCGGCAGCTCGCCGCCGAGGCCCCAGAGGTCGCCTGCTTCGTCTACCGCCCCGGGGTGGTGGAGACGGAGATGCAGCGCCAGGCCCGGGAGGCCCAGGGAAGCGCCGCTCCCGTCCTTCACCGGGTGTTTAGAGGTTACAAAGAGGAGGGCCTCCTCCTCACCCCGGAGGAGGCCGCCAAGGCCCTGGTGCGGCTTCTCCCCAAGGCCAGGGCCTTCCACGGGAAGATCGCCACTTGGAGGGACGCATGA
- a CDS encoding Uma2 family endonuclease: MTRHKISLEEFHRMVEAGVFPEDLRLELVEGDLVEMSPMGKRHAAKVAKLTALFGPLVPQKAILFVQSPLVVGESELYPDLALLKPRPDFYEEGLPQGRDALLVVEVAETSLRYDLQVKLPLYAQAGVPEVWVVDLEGKRVLVHRKPEGGGYREVEALGPGARLAFGGVEVPAEELL, translated from the coding sequence GTGACCCGCCACAAGATCTCCCTGGAGGAGTTCCACCGCATGGTGGAGGCCGGCGTCTTCCCGGAGGACCTGAGGCTGGAGCTCGTGGAAGGAGACCTGGTGGAGATGAGCCCCATGGGGAAGCGCCACGCCGCCAAGGTGGCCAAGCTCACCGCCCTCTTCGGCCCCCTTGTGCCCCAAAAGGCCATCCTCTTCGTGCAAAGCCCCCTGGTGGTGGGGGAGTCGGAGCTTTACCCCGACCTCGCCCTCCTTAAGCCCCGGCCCGACTTTTACGAGGAGGGTCTGCCCCAGGGACGGGACGCCCTCCTCGTGGTGGAGGTGGCGGAAACCTCCCTCCGCTACGACCTCCAGGTGAAGCTCCCCCTCTACGCCCAAGCCGGGGTGCCCGAGGTCTGGGTGGTGGACCTGGAGGGGAAGCGGGTCCTCGTCCACCGGAAGCCGGAAGGCGGGGGCTACCGGGAGGTGGAGGCCCTGGGCCCCGGGGCCAGGCTTGCCTTCGGGGGCGTGGAGGTCCCCGCGGAGGAGCTTCTATGA
- a CDS encoding Uma2 family endonuclease: MIRHRFSAEDFHRMAEAGILGEDDRVELLQGEVVELSPVGKRHMAALKRLMNALFPLQQAKKALLQVQDPLRLFPDTEPQPDLALLAYRDDFYRERVPEARDALLVVEVAETSLDQDLKVKLPLYAKAGIPEVWVVDLVRERVHVFRKPQGEGYGEREALEDGELSVLGLKVPVKEVLP, translated from the coding sequence ATGATCCGGCACCGCTTCAGCGCCGAGGACTTCCACCGCATGGCCGAGGCGGGGATCCTGGGGGAGGACGACCGGGTGGAGCTCCTCCAGGGGGAGGTGGTGGAGTTGAGCCCCGTGGGCAAGCGGCACATGGCCGCTTTAAAGCGGCTTATGAACGCGCTTTTTCCTCTACAACAGGCGAAGAAGGCCCTCCTTCAAGTCCAGGACCCCTTGCGCCTTTTTCCCGACACCGAACCCCAACCGGATCTGGCCCTCCTCGCCTACCGGGACGACTTTTACCGGGAAAGGGTGCCCGAGGCCAGGGACGCCCTTCTGGTGGTGGAGGTGGCCGAGACCAGCCTGGACCAGGACCTCAAGGTGAAGCTCCCCCTCTACGCCAAAGCCGGGATCCCCGAGGTCTGGGTGGTGGACCTGGTGCGGGAGAGGGTGCACGTCTTCCGCAAGCCCCAAGGGGAGGGCTACGGGGAGAGGGAGGCCCTCGAGGACGGGGAGCTTTCGGTCCTGGGCCTTAAGGTGCCGGTCAAGGAGGTCCTGCCGTGA
- the leuB gene encoding 3-isopropylmalate dehydrogenase produces MKVAVLPGDGIGPEVTEAALKVLRALDEAEGLGLAYEVFPFGGAAIDAFGEPFPEPTRKGVEEAEAVLLGSVGGPKWDGLPRKIRPETGLLALRKSQDLFANLRPAKVFPGLERLSPLKEEVARGVDVLIVRELTGGIYFGEPRGMSEAEAWNTERYSKPEVERVAKVAFEAARKRRKHVVSVDKANVLEVGEFWRKTVEEVGQGYPDVALEHQYVDAMAMHLVRSPARFDVVVTGNIFGDILSDLASVLPGSLGLLPSASLGRGTPVFEPVHGSAPDIAGKGLANPTAAILSAAMMLEHAFGLVELARKVEDAVAKALLETPPPDLGGSAGTEAFTATVLRHLA; encoded by the coding sequence ATGAAGGTGGCGGTGCTTCCCGGAGACGGCATCGGCCCCGAGGTCACCGAGGCCGCCCTGAAGGTCCTAAGGGCCCTGGACGAGGCCGAGGGCCTGGGCCTCGCCTACGAGGTCTTCCCCTTCGGCGGGGCAGCCATAGACGCCTTCGGCGAGCCCTTCCCCGAGCCCACGCGAAAGGGCGTGGAGGAGGCGGAGGCCGTGCTTCTGGGCAGCGTGGGCGGGCCCAAGTGGGATGGGCTTCCCCGGAAGATCCGCCCGGAGACGGGGCTTCTGGCCTTAAGGAAAAGCCAGGACCTCTTCGCCAACCTCCGCCCGGCCAAGGTCTTCCCCGGGCTGGAAAGGCTTTCCCCCCTGAAGGAGGAGGTGGCCCGGGGGGTGGACGTCCTCATCGTCCGGGAGCTCACCGGGGGGATTTACTTCGGCGAGCCCCGGGGGATGTCGGAGGCCGAGGCCTGGAACACGGAGCGCTACAGCAAGCCCGAGGTGGAGCGGGTGGCCAAGGTGGCCTTTGAGGCGGCGAGGAAGCGCAGGAAGCACGTGGTGAGCGTGGACAAGGCGAACGTCCTCGAGGTGGGGGAGTTCTGGCGCAAGACCGTGGAGGAGGTGGGGCAAGGCTACCCCGATGTCGCCCTGGAGCACCAGTACGTGGACGCCATGGCCATGCACCTGGTGCGAAGCCCGGCCCGCTTTGACGTGGTGGTCACGGGGAACATCTTCGGGGACATTCTCTCGGACCTGGCGAGCGTCCTCCCAGGCTCTTTAGGCCTCCTCCCCTCCGCCTCCTTGGGAAGGGGCACCCCGGTCTTTGAGCCCGTGCACGGCTCCGCCCCCGACATCGCCGGCAAGGGCCTCGCCAACCCCACGGCCGCCATCCTCTCCGCGGCCATGATGCTGGAACACGCCTTCGGCCTGGTGGAGCTGGCGCGGAAGGTGGAAGACGCCGTGGCCAAGGCCCTCCTGGAGACCCCGCCCCCAGACCTCGGGGGAAGCGCGGGCACGGAGGCCTTCACGGCCACGGTCCTCCGCCACCTGGCCTAA